The following coding sequences lie in one Bacteroides helcogenes P 36-108 genomic window:
- a CDS encoding FecR family protein encodes MGIDRDLLFRFFRQETTLNEEVKLRAWLDESGEHHREFLRERKLFDAFLLSGELPVRRKGFHFSLKRLAVQVASVAAVLLLTVMLTIHQVEQAICADSVNKVIVPQGQRVNMVLADGTNVWLNAKTKMEYPQTFRASDKRVVKIDGEAYFEVSRDEKKPFVVQTAQGEVEVLGTKFYISAYESTDKFETFLKEGKVKVTTSNDAMILRPNDKAVLRNGRLLREHIDDMEAYRWLEGLYCFKELPLEEVLKQFEVYYDIRFVKENPDMPNPKLTGKFRLVDGVDYALRILQEDVDFSYRRDEEENIIYLR; translated from the coding sequence ATGGGTATAGATAGAGACTTATTGTTCCGTTTTTTCCGTCAAGAAACCACGCTTAACGAGGAAGTTAAGTTACGGGCTTGGCTGGACGAATCAGGCGAGCATCACCGGGAGTTTCTGCGAGAACGTAAGCTGTTTGATGCTTTTCTGCTTTCGGGAGAATTGCCGGTCAGAAGAAAAGGCTTTCATTTTTCTTTAAAAAGACTTGCTGTACAGGTGGCGTCTGTTGCGGCTGTTCTTTTGCTTACCGTCATGCTGACCATCCATCAAGTGGAGCAGGCTATATGTGCAGATTCCGTGAATAAGGTTATAGTGCCTCAAGGTCAGAGGGTCAATATGGTTTTGGCTGATGGAACCAATGTGTGGCTCAATGCCAAGACAAAGATGGAATATCCTCAAACTTTCCGAGCTTCAGACAAGAGAGTGGTAAAAATAGATGGTGAGGCTTATTTTGAAGTGAGCCGTGATGAGAAGAAACCGTTTGTGGTGCAAACAGCTCAAGGAGAAGTGGAAGTGTTGGGGACTAAGTTCTATATCAGTGCTTATGAAAGTACAGACAAGTTTGAGACTTTTCTAAAGGAGGGAAAGGTGAAAGTCACTACTTCTAATGATGCTATGATACTTCGACCTAACGACAAGGCAGTGCTTCGCAATGGAAGATTACTTAGAGAGCACATTGATGATATGGAGGCTTATCGCTGGCTTGAAGGGCTCTATTGTTTCAAAGAATTGCCGTTGGAGGAAGTGCTGAAGCAGTTTGAGGTTTATTATGATATCCGTTTCGTAAAAGAAAATCCCGATATGCCCAATCCTAAGCTGACAGGTAAGTTCAGACTGGTAGATGGAGTGGACTATGCATTAAGGATATTGCAAGAAGATGTTGATTTCTCCTATCGTCGAGATGAAGAAGAGAACATTATATATTTGAGATAA
- a CDS encoding RNA polymerase sigma-70 factor yields MDSDLHIFNNLFTEYQGRFVRFASTYVADRMAAEDIVMEAMVYYWENRKRLAADIVPSVYILTSVKNKCLNYLRDAQCRKDLSRQMQEHEEWKLNLKISTLEACSPEELLSKEMQELVAKALNKLPEKTRQVFIMRRFKEMSFKEIAVQTGMSVRGVEYHLDIATASLKKSLKDYLPLLVYLLSFNN; encoded by the coding sequence ATGGATTCAGACCTGCATATATTCAATAATTTGTTTACTGAGTATCAAGGGCGGTTTGTACGTTTTGCCTCTACTTACGTTGCCGACCGCATGGCTGCCGAAGATATAGTAATGGAGGCAATGGTGTACTATTGGGAGAACCGAAAAAGGTTGGCTGCCGATATTGTCCCTTCTGTTTATATTCTGACATCGGTTAAAAATAAATGTTTGAATTATTTGCGTGATGCCCAATGTCGGAAAGATTTGTCCCGTCAAATGCAGGAGCATGAGGAATGGAAACTCAATTTGAAAATATCTACACTGGAGGCATGCTCTCCGGAAGAACTTCTATCCAAGGAAATGCAAGAGCTTGTGGCTAAAGCATTGAATAAATTGCCGGAAAAAACAAGGCAGGTTTTTATTATGCGACGCTTCAAGGAAATGAGTTTCAAAGAGATTGCTGTACAGACGGGTATGTCTGTAAGAGGAGTCGAATATCATTTGGATATAGCGACAGCTTCTTTGAAGAAATCATTAAAAGACTACCTGCCACTTCTTGTCTATTTACTTTCCTTTAATAATTAA
- a CDS encoding lysophospholipid acyltransferase family protein, giving the protein MKKILYNIYQVCFALPILLILTILTALITIIGSLIGGAHIWGYYPGKIWSQLICYILLIPIEVHGKERLHQQTSYVFVPNHQGSFDIFLIYGFLGRNFKWMMKKSLRKLPFVGKACESAGHIFVDRSSPKKVMATMRQAESSLKNGVSLVVFPEGARTFTGHMGYFKRGAFQLADELRLEVVPVTIDGSFEILPRTGKWIHRHRMILTIHHPIPPKGQGAENIKATMREAYTAVESSLPEQYKGMVRNEDQD; this is encoded by the coding sequence ATGAAGAAGATACTCTATAACATTTATCAAGTCTGCTTTGCACTGCCCATTTTATTAATATTGACTATCCTTACAGCATTGATCACTATTATCGGCTCACTGATCGGCGGCGCGCATATATGGGGATACTATCCCGGCAAAATCTGGTCGCAGTTGATTTGTTATATATTACTCATCCCGATAGAAGTGCACGGAAAGGAAAGACTGCATCAACAAACCTCTTATGTCTTCGTCCCCAACCATCAAGGCTCTTTTGATATTTTCCTGATTTATGGCTTTCTTGGACGCAACTTCAAATGGATGATGAAAAAGAGCTTGCGAAAGTTGCCTTTCGTGGGAAAAGCCTGTGAAAGTGCCGGGCATATCTTTGTTGACCGTTCCAGCCCCAAAAAAGTAATGGCAACCATGAGACAGGCAGAATCTTCACTGAAAAATGGGGTATCTCTTGTAGTATTTCCCGAAGGGGCAAGGACTTTTACCGGGCATATGGGGTATTTTAAAAGAGGAGCCTTTCAATTGGCCGACGAATTGCGGCTGGAAGTGGTTCCCGTAACCATTGACGGCTCATTCGAGATTCTTCCACGCACAGGGAAGTGGATACACCGCCATCGCATGATATTGACCATCCATCACCCCATTCCACCCAAAGGGCAAGGTGCTGAAAATATCAAAGCAACCATGAGAGAGGCTTACACAGCAGTTGAAAGTTCGCTGCCCGAACAATATAAGGGGATGGTAAGGAATGAAGACCAGGACTAA
- a CDS encoding DUF4369 domain-containing protein — translation MIRMSVSRVLPFLFLAVLITSCSRKYKIEGSSSVTSLDGKMLFLKTFQNGEWVSIDSAEVIHGLFKMNGPVDSVMMVTLYMDNEGIMPLVLESGTVEVSIADAQLIAKGTSLNNKLYEFIEKRNDMEVKIEELERKEARMVLDGANLEDVHAQLAKEGEALTKEMNDYVKQFITENFENVLGPSVFMMMCSTLPYPVMTPLIEDIMKTAPKAFKENPLVEDFLSKAKENMKLIEEHRRLGGNR, via the coding sequence ATGATTAGAATGAGTGTAAGCCGTGTTTTGCCGTTTTTGTTCTTAGCTGTGCTTATAACATCTTGTAGCCGCAAGTATAAAATTGAAGGCAGTTCTTCGGTAACCAGCCTTGACGGAAAGATGTTGTTCCTTAAAACATTTCAGAACGGAGAGTGGGTATCCATTGATTCGGCAGAGGTCATTCATGGGCTTTTCAAGATGAATGGGCCGGTTGATTCTGTGATGATGGTGACACTCTACATGGATAATGAAGGCATCATGCCGTTAGTCCTTGAGAGTGGGACGGTGGAAGTTTCCATAGCTGATGCCCAATTGATAGCCAAGGGTACTTCCTTGAATAATAAGCTCTATGAATTCATAGAGAAGCGCAATGACATGGAAGTGAAGATTGAAGAACTGGAACGGAAGGAAGCCCGTATGGTGCTGGATGGCGCAAATCTGGAAGACGTGCATGCACAATTGGCAAAAGAAGGCGAAGCTTTGACAAAAGAGATGAATGACTACGTCAAACAATTCATCACCGAAAATTTTGAGAATGTGCTGGGACCGAGTGTCTTTATGATGATGTGCAGCACGCTACCCTATCCTGTTATGACTCCTCTGATAGAAGATATCATGAAGACTGCCCCTAAAGCATTCAAGGAAAATCCGTTGGTGGAGGATTTTCTCTCCAAGGCTAAAGAAAACATGAAGCTGATTGAAGAACACCGCCGTTTGGGAGGAAACCGTTAG
- a CDS encoding anaerobic sulfatase-maturation protein encodes MSTYAPFAKPLYVMLKPVGAICNLACDYCYYLEKAKLYRENPKHVMSEELLEKFIEEYINSQTMPQVLFTWHGGETLMRPLSFYKRAMELQKKYANGRTIDNCIQTNGTLLTDEWCRFFKENNWLVGVSIDGPQEFHDEYRKNKQGKPSFIKVMQGINLLKKHNVEWNGMAVVNDYNADYPLDFYNFFKEIGCHYIQFAPIVERIAPHQDGRHLASLQDKENSTGLADFSVSPEQWGNFLCTLFDEWVKQDVGNYYIQLFDSTLANWVGEQPGVCSMAKTCGHAGVMEFNGDVYSCDHFVFPEYKLGNIYQKTLVEMMYSERQQAFGQMKQQSLPTQCRECEWLFACNGECPKNRFAHTANGEPGLNYLCAGYRKFFRHAAPYMDFMKNELMNQRPPANVMEAMKQGGEYESIK; translated from the coding sequence ATGTCAACCTATGCTCCTTTTGCCAAACCTCTCTATGTAATGCTGAAACCCGTAGGGGCGATATGCAATCTGGCATGCGACTACTGCTATTATCTGGAAAAAGCCAAACTGTACAGAGAGAATCCCAAGCATGTAATGAGTGAAGAACTTTTAGAAAAGTTCATCGAAGAATATATAAATTCACAAACCATGCCGCAGGTTTTGTTTACATGGCATGGCGGGGAGACACTGATGCGCCCGTTGTCTTTCTACAAGCGGGCCATGGAACTTCAAAAGAAATACGCCAACGGGCGAACCATAGACAACTGCATACAAACCAACGGCACACTGCTGACCGACGAATGGTGTCGATTTTTCAAAGAGAACAACTGGCTGGTGGGTGTCTCCATAGACGGTCCTCAGGAGTTTCATGATGAATACCGGAAAAACAAGCAAGGGAAGCCATCATTCATCAAAGTAATGCAAGGCATCAATCTCCTAAAGAAGCATAATGTAGAGTGGAACGGCATGGCCGTCGTGAATGATTACAATGCGGACTATCCGCTGGATTTTTATAATTTCTTTAAAGAAATAGGATGTCATTACATTCAGTTTGCCCCTATTGTGGAACGCATCGCCCCACATCAAGACGGGCGGCATCTCGCCTCTCTGCAAGACAAGGAAAACAGTACCGGATTAGCCGATTTTTCTGTCAGCCCCGAACAGTGGGGGAATTTCCTCTGCACCCTGTTCGATGAATGGGTAAAGCAGGATGTGGGCAATTATTACATACAGTTGTTCGACTCCACCCTTGCCAACTGGGTAGGCGAGCAACCGGGTGTATGTTCCATGGCAAAGACCTGCGGGCATGCGGGAGTCATGGAGTTCAACGGAGACGTATATTCTTGTGACCATTTTGTTTTTCCTGAATATAAATTAGGTAATATCTATCAGAAGACACTGGTGGAAATGATGTACAGTGAAAGACAACAGGCTTTCGGACAAATGAAACAACAGTCGCTCCCCACTCAATGCCGGGAATGCGAATGGCTGTTTGCCTGCAACGGAGAGTGTCCCAAGAATCGCTTTGCACACACCGCCAATGGCGAACCGGGACTAAACTACCTGTGTGCCGGATACCGCAAGTTCTTCAGACACGCAGCCCCTTACATGGACTTCATGAAAAATGAACTGATGAACCAACGTCCGCCTGCCAATGTCATGGAAGCCATGAAACAGGGTGGAGAGTATGAATCAATAAAATAA
- a CDS encoding S46 family peptidase: protein MKITFKKCLLAATAALTVCSVRADEGMWLLQLMKQQNSIDMMKKQGLKLEADDLYNPGGVSLKDAVGIFGGGCTGEIISPEGLILTNHHCGYASIQQHSSVEHDYLTDGFWAMNRNEELPTPGLKFRFVHRIEDATDLVNQKIKAGEVDEIHAMTRPFLRKLAKEQLEKSDLKGKPGIEEEILPYYAGNKYYLVYYKVYSDVRMVAAPPSSVGKFGGETDNWMWPRHTGDFSMFRIYADANGEPAEYSASNVPLKTPKFLPISIKGLNEGDYAMIMGFPGSTERCLTQSEVKQRMNAMNQPVIDMRGVRLEVLRKYMDASDKTRIQYANKFAGSSNYWKNSIGMNKAIVDNDVLGAKAEIEKRYAEFAKGKPEYEGVVEKIDAIIEKSTPTLRQLYYINEALRGAIEFGSFYLIMDNIKQALQEKNDSLLQVWKGRLDKAYSGMHNKDYDHEVDRAVAKAILPALAKVLKADELPSFYQTIQNDFKGNFDAYVDNLYDNSILSSRENLDKFLAKPTVKAIEKDPATAYSRSKNEKMQELGKQYQELGNGLELLHKAYIRGLGEMKQPIPSYPDANFTIRLTYGNVKAYNPRDAVHYKYYTTTDGILEKENPEDREFTVPAKLKELIQKKDFGRYAMKDGTMPVCFLTTNDITGGNSGSPVINGEGQLIGCAFDGNWESLSGDINFDNNLQRCINLDIRYVLFILEKLGGCEHLIKEMNIIE, encoded by the coding sequence ATGAAAATTACATTCAAGAAGTGTTTACTTGCGGCAACCGCCGCGTTAACCGTCTGCTCTGTCCGTGCAGACGAGGGAATGTGGTTGCTGCAACTGATGAAGCAGCAGAACTCCATCGACATGATGAAGAAACAAGGATTGAAGTTGGAGGCCGACGACCTCTATAACCCCGGTGGAGTCTCCTTGAAAGATGCCGTAGGTATATTCGGTGGCGGCTGCACCGGTGAAATCATCTCACCGGAAGGTCTGATACTGACCAACCACCACTGTGGATATGCCTCCATACAGCAACACAGCAGCGTGGAACACGACTATCTGACCGATGGATTCTGGGCCATGAACCGCAACGAAGAACTGCCTACACCGGGACTGAAATTCCGTTTCGTACACCGCATAGAGGATGCCACCGACCTGGTGAACCAGAAAATCAAGGCAGGCGAAGTGGACGAAATACATGCCATGACGCGCCCCTTCCTCCGCAAGCTCGCCAAAGAACAGTTGGAAAAGAGCGACCTGAAAGGCAAGCCGGGCATCGAAGAAGAGATTTTGCCTTACTATGCCGGAAACAAGTATTATCTGGTATATTATAAGGTGTACAGCGACGTGCGCATGGTAGCCGCTCCCCCCTCCTCGGTAGGCAAGTTTGGCGGCGAGACGGACAACTGGATGTGGCCCCGCCACACGGGCGACTTCTCCATGTTCCGCATCTATGCCGATGCCAATGGAGAACCGGCAGAATACAGCGCAAGCAACGTGCCCCTGAAAACCCCGAAGTTCCTGCCCATCTCCATCAAAGGATTGAACGAAGGCGACTATGCCATGATTATGGGATTTCCCGGCAGCACCGAACGCTGCTTGACACAGAGTGAAGTGAAGCAGCGCATGAATGCCATGAACCAGCCGGTGATTGACATGCGCGGCGTGCGCCTCGAAGTACTGCGCAAGTACATGGATGCCAGTGACAAGACGCGCATCCAATATGCCAACAAGTTTGCCGGAAGCAGCAACTATTGGAAAAATTCCATCGGAATGAACAAGGCTATCGTGGACAACGACGTGCTGGGCGCCAAGGCCGAAATAGAGAAAAGATATGCCGAGTTTGCCAAGGGAAAGCCCGAATACGAAGGCGTGGTAGAAAAGATTGATGCCATTATCGAGAAGAGCACTCCCACCCTGCGCCAGCTCTATTATATCAACGAAGCCCTGCGCGGAGCCATCGAATTCGGCAGTTTCTACCTCATAATGGACAACATAAAGCAGGCGCTGCAAGAGAAGAACGACTCGCTGCTGCAGGTGTGGAAAGGACGATTGGATAAAGCCTACAGCGGAATGCACAACAAGGACTACGACCATGAAGTGGACCGCGCCGTGGCCAAAGCCATCCTGCCAGCCCTGGCCAAAGTCCTGAAGGCAGACGAACTGCCCAGCTTCTACCAGACCATCCAGAACGACTTCAAAGGGAACTTCGACGCATACGTGGACAATCTGTATGACAACTCCATACTCTCCAGCCGCGAAAACCTGGACAAATTCCTGGCAAAGCCCACCGTGAAAGCCATCGAGAAAGACCCCGCCACGGCCTACTCGCGCTCCAAGAACGAGAAGATGCAGGAACTCGGCAAGCAGTATCAGGAATTGGGAAACGGACTCGAACTGCTTCACAAAGCATATATCCGTGGTTTGGGTGAAATGAAGCAACCTATACCTTCTTATCCGGACGCCAACTTCACCATCCGCCTGACTTATGGCAACGTGAAAGCCTACAATCCCCGCGATGCCGTACATTATAAATACTATACCACTACCGACGGAATTCTTGAGAAAGAGAACCCCGAAGACCGAGAATTCACGGTTCCCGCCAAACTGAAAGAACTGATTCAGAAGAAGGACTTCGGACGCTATGCCATGAAAGACGGCACAATGCCGGTATGCTTCCTGACTACCAACGACATTACGGGGGGAAATTCCGGAAGTCCCGTCATCAATGGTGAGGGTCAACTCATCGGCTGCGCATTCGACGGCAACTGGGAATCTCTGAGTGGAGACATCAACTTCGACAACAACCTTCAGCGTTGCATCAACCTTGATATCCGCTACGTACTCTTTATCCTCGAAAAATTGGGCGGCTGCGAGCACCTGATAAAAGAAATGAACATAATTGAGTAG